From Pseudomonas sp. B21-028, one genomic window encodes:
- a CDS encoding alpha/beta hydrolase, which produces MNLLQTLKAKLLRALAKRMKAKFIYDAARYPLRSVDQQYIPTTWGAARALFYWPDVPTGEPLPVYLNLHGGGFVAGVPEHDDSYCRRLAHNLNCLVVNLDYVLAPEHPFPAGLRQSFEVLEWLAGQGAALGIDPQRIAVGGHSAGGNLAAGLANLARGHERLRVVHQIIDYAALDVSQAPELKRSTIDKPLLGPGLMRFFNQCYLSDPAQAHDVLVSPLLAPVEALRGLPAATLITAEYDILRAEGQAYGEKLRQAGVAVNERMFPGCDHMFTHLGPDASADEAWQFIEDALRGAFEGMMEEVDGARVGSL; this is translated from the coding sequence ATGAACCTGTTGCAAACGCTCAAGGCCAAGCTGCTGCGCGCTCTTGCCAAGCGCATGAAGGCCAAGTTCATCTACGACGCGGCACGTTATCCGTTGCGCTCGGTGGACCAACAGTACATCCCGACGACCTGGGGGGCGGCACGGGCCTTGTTCTACTGGCCCGATGTGCCGACCGGGGAACCCCTGCCGGTGTATCTGAACCTGCATGGCGGTGGATTCGTCGCCGGGGTGCCGGAACACGATGACAGCTATTGCCGCCGCCTGGCCCATAACCTGAATTGCCTGGTGGTCAATCTGGATTATGTCCTGGCCCCCGAGCATCCTTTTCCGGCGGGTTTGCGCCAGAGCTTCGAGGTGCTGGAGTGGCTGGCCGGGCAGGGCGCGGCGCTCGGTATCGACCCACAGCGCATCGCTGTCGGCGGGCACAGCGCCGGCGGTAATCTGGCGGCCGGTCTGGCGAATCTGGCGCGAGGGCACGAGCGACTCCGGGTCGTGCACCAGATCATCGACTATGCGGCGCTGGACGTCTCCCAAGCGCCTGAACTGAAGCGCTCGACGATCGACAAGCCGCTGCTCGGTCCGGGCCTGATGCGCTTCTTCAACCAATGTTACCTGAGCGACCCGGCCCAGGCCCACGATGTCCTCGTCTCGCCATTGTTGGCACCGGTCGAGGCACTGAGGGGGCTGCCTGCCGCCACGTTGATCACTGCCGAGTACGATATCCTGCGCGCCGAAGGCCAGGCCTATGGGGAGAAACTGCGTCAGGCCGGCGTTGCGGTGAACGAAAGAATGTTCCCAGGCTGCGATCATATGTTCACTCACCTGGGGCCGGATGCTTCTGCGGATGAGGCCTGGCAGTTCATCGAGGATGCGCTGCGCGGGGCTTTTGAGGGGATGATGGAAGAGGTCGATGGCGCAAGGGTCGGAAGTCTCTGA
- a CDS encoding OprD family porin, with product MQHFRSSPRIYAPIGTVLGLSLIGVPAAQADFIADSKGSLEARNFYFNRDFRQEGSRDKAEEWAQGFLLRMESGYTAGTVGFGLDALGMAGFKLDSGGGTAGTNLLPADLSGGSQDRYGELGLTAKVRVSNSTLKAGTLQIKDPVVSSNDTRLLPATFKGGLLNVQEIDRLKLTGGQFTQINVVDSTDYQDMTANRIGGTSDKFQFAGADYQFLPNLTAQYRYGKLEDIYQQNYLGFVHTLDLGAGQSLKSDVRYSRSTEEGNFRNIDNQAFGALFTYSLGGHALGLGYQRMSGDDPFPYISRSDPYLVNFVQIGDFANIDERSWQARYDYNFAALGVPGLTFMTRYISGDNVQRAAPGEGKEWERNTDIAYVVQDGTLKGLGLKWRNASVRSNFGNDLDENRLIVSYTMALW from the coding sequence ATGCAGCATTTCAGATCCTCCCCACGGATATACGCCCCGATCGGCACGGTGCTTGGCTTGAGCTTGATCGGCGTGCCCGCCGCCCAGGCGGACTTCATCGCCGACAGCAAGGGCAGCCTGGAGGCGCGCAACTTCTACTTCAACCGTGACTTCCGCCAGGAAGGTTCACGGGACAAGGCCGAGGAATGGGCCCAGGGCTTTTTGCTGCGGATGGAGTCGGGCTATACCGCCGGCACCGTCGGCTTCGGCCTGGATGCCTTGGGCATGGCCGGTTTCAAACTGGATTCCGGTGGTGGCACGGCGGGTACCAACCTGTTGCCGGCGGATTTGTCCGGAGGGTCGCAAGACCGCTACGGCGAACTGGGCCTGACCGCCAAGGTGCGCGTGTCCAACAGCACCCTGAAGGCGGGAACGCTGCAGATCAAGGACCCGGTGGTGAGCTCCAACGATACGCGGCTGTTGCCGGCGACGTTCAAGGGCGGACTGCTGAATGTGCAGGAAATCGATCGATTGAAGCTGACCGGTGGGCAGTTCACCCAGATCAACGTCGTCGATTCCACCGATTATCAGGACATGACCGCGAACCGCATCGGCGGCACCAGCGACAAATTCCAGTTCGCCGGAGCGGACTATCAGTTCCTGCCGAACCTCACGGCGCAATACCGTTATGGAAAGCTGGAGGACATCTACCAGCAGAACTATCTCGGATTCGTCCACACCCTGGACCTGGGAGCCGGTCAATCGCTCAAGAGCGACGTGCGCTATTCGCGCAGCACCGAGGAAGGCAACTTCCGCAACATCGACAACCAGGCCTTTGGCGCACTGTTTACCTACAGTCTGGGTGGTCATGCCTTGGGCCTGGGTTACCAGCGCATGAGTGGCGACGATCCTTTCCCGTACATCAGCCGCAGCGACCCGTACCTGGTCAACTTCGTCCAGATCGGCGACTTCGCCAACATCGACGAGCGCTCCTGGCAAGCCCGCTATGACTACAACTTTGCCGCCCTCGGTGTCCCTGGGTTGACGTTCATGACCCGCTACATTTCCGGTGACAACGTGCAGCGCGCAGCGCCGGGGGAGGGCAAGGAGTGGGAACGCAACACCGACATTGCCTACGTGGTGCAGGACGGCACGTTGAAAGGGCTCGGATTGAAATGGCGCAACGCCTCGGTACGCTCGAACTTTGGCAACGACCTGGATGAGAACCGGTTGATTGTCAGCTATACGATGGCGCTCTGGTAA
- a CDS encoding coniferyl aldehyde dehydrogenase, with protein sequence MSILGHHATAATTEQLATALARMKHAHLDEGPASLELRRDRLDRAIALLLDNREAIVAAVSADFGNRSREQTLLSDIAGSVASLKHCREHLAEWMQSETHPAPFPGCEARVDYQPLGVVGVISPWNFPIVLAFGPLASILAAGNRAMLKPSELTPRTSALLDELIARYFDERELCTVLGDAEVGALFSAQPFDHLIFTGGTSVARHIMRAASDNLVPVTLELGGKSPVLVSRSADLATVVQRIMTVKTFNAGQICLAPDYVLLPEELLEDFVGEAIHFVSAMYPTLRSNADYTSIINPRNFDRLRGYLADAEAKGARLVEINPAQEDLGDREIRKIAPTLVLDPSEQMQVLREEIFGPLLPIKTYRDFATAIDFVNAQPRPLAAYYFGEDANERDQVLERTTSGGVVINDVMSHVLFEALPFGGVGHSGMGAYHGVYGFRTFSHAKAVVVQSAIGESNLAMRAPYGPMIHGLLDHLLTAN encoded by the coding sequence ATGAGCATTCTCGGTCATCACGCTACAGCGGCCACCACCGAACAACTCGCTACCGCGCTCGCACGAATGAAGCACGCCCACCTGGACGAAGGGCCCGCAAGCCTGGAGTTGCGCCGTGACCGTCTGGATCGGGCGATTGCCCTGCTGCTGGATAACCGTGAAGCCATCGTCGCGGCGGTGTCGGCGGACTTCGGCAACCGCAGCCGCGAACAGACCCTGCTGTCGGATATCGCCGGTTCGGTGGCGAGCCTCAAGCATTGCCGCGAGCACCTGGCCGAGTGGATGCAGTCAGAGACGCATCCGGCCCCGTTCCCCGGTTGTGAAGCGCGGGTCGACTACCAGCCGTTGGGCGTGGTGGGGGTGATCAGCCCGTGGAATTTTCCCATCGTGCTGGCCTTCGGGCCGCTGGCGAGCATTCTCGCTGCCGGCAACCGGGCCATGCTCAAGCCCTCGGAGCTGACCCCGCGGACTTCGGCGCTGCTGGACGAGCTGATCGCCCGCTATTTCGACGAGCGCGAACTCTGCACGGTATTGGGCGATGCCGAGGTCGGGGCGCTGTTCAGTGCGCAACCCTTCGACCATCTGATCTTTACCGGCGGCACCTCGGTGGCGCGGCACATCATGCGTGCCGCCTCGGACAACCTGGTGCCGGTGACCCTGGAGCTAGGCGGCAAGTCACCGGTGCTGGTTTCCCGTAGCGCCGACCTGGCTACCGTGGTGCAACGGATAATGACGGTGAAGACCTTCAACGCCGGGCAGATCTGCCTGGCTCCGGACTATGTGTTGCTGCCGGAAGAGTTGCTGGAGGACTTCGTCGGCGAGGCCATTCACTTCGTCAGCGCCATGTACCCGACCCTGCGCAGCAACGCTGACTACACCTCGATCATTAACCCGCGCAACTTCGACCGCCTGCGAGGTTACCTCGCCGATGCCGAGGCCAAGGGCGCGCGACTGGTGGAGATCAACCCCGCGCAAGAAGACCTGGGCGACCGCGAGATCCGCAAGATCGCCCCGACCCTGGTGCTCGATCCCAGTGAGCAGATGCAGGTACTGCGCGAGGAAATCTTCGGCCCGTTGTTGCCGATCAAGACCTATCGCGACTTCGCCACGGCCATCGATTTTGTCAACGCGCAGCCACGGCCGTTGGCGGCCTATTATTTCGGCGAGGATGCGAATGAGCGCGATCAGGTGCTGGAGCGCACGACGTCAGGCGGCGTGGTGATCAACGACGTGATGAGCCATGTGCTGTTCGAGGCATTGCCCTTTGGCGGGGTCGGTCACTCGGGCATGGGGGCCTATCATGGCGTCTATGGTTTCCGTACCTTCAGCCATGCCAAGGCAGTGGTGGTGCAGAGCGCTATCGGTGAGTCCAACCTGGCGATGCGCGCGCCTTACGGCCCGATGATCCATGGTCTGCTCGATCACTTGCTGACAGCCAACTGA
- a CDS encoding TetR/AcrR family transcriptional regulator has product MPEITPQAVRRGRPPLRSREEQMSLLLDAAAQILGSGNFANVTMDTIARAAGISKKTLYQLVASKEALLSQLVARDLSTLELLLESGIDCAEDLLSELRMYLTLWARLTLSPLALGLYLMAVQGRETAPDIARIWYQEGAGRCLGLLRSWLDKAAGKGLLVQEDVEPAVELIDALLISQPLKLFTLGVQQSWSDEQIGQRVDVALEMFGRCFIQRGPAQ; this is encoded by the coding sequence ATGCCTGAAATCACCCCACAGGCCGTCAGGCGCGGTCGTCCGCCGTTGCGCAGTCGCGAAGAGCAGATGAGTCTGTTGCTCGATGCGGCGGCGCAGATACTCGGCAGCGGCAACTTCGCCAACGTCACCATGGACACCATCGCCCGCGCCGCTGGTATCTCGAAGAAAACCCTGTACCAACTGGTGGCGAGCAAGGAAGCGCTGCTGTCGCAATTGGTGGCCCGGGACCTGTCGACCCTCGAACTGTTGTTGGAAAGCGGTATCGACTGCGCCGAGGACCTGCTCAGCGAACTGCGCATGTACCTGACCCTGTGGGCGCGCCTGACCCTGTCGCCGTTGGCGCTGGGGCTGTACTTGATGGCCGTGCAAGGGCGCGAGACTGCACCCGACATCGCCAGGATCTGGTACCAGGAAGGTGCCGGACGATGCCTGGGCCTGTTGCGCAGCTGGTTGGACAAGGCTGCGGGCAAGGGGCTTCTGGTTCAGGAGGATGTCGAGCCGGCGGTCGAACTGATCGATGCGTTGTTGATCTCGCAACCGCTCAAGCTGTTCACCCTTGGCGTCCAGCAGAGCTGGTCCGACGAACAGATCGGCCAACGGGTCGACGTGGCCCTCGAGATGTTTGGGCGTTGTTTCATCCAGCGTGGGCCAGCCCAATAA